The Pseudomonas fluorescens genome includes a window with the following:
- the mnmH gene encoding tRNA 2-selenouridine(34) synthase MnmH, translated as MSHDITDYRDIFLNDRPMMDTRAPIEFIKGAFPGVVNLPLMTDSERQRVGTCYKQQGQQAAIVLGHQLVSGEIKAERIQAWAEFAKTHPDGVLYCFRGGLRSQIVQQWLKDEAGIDYPRVGGGYKAMRSFLLDTVEQAVAQCDLVLLGGMTGTGKTEALAQLSNSLDLEGYANHRGSSFGKRATGQPSNIDFENRLAVDVLKKRASGIEQFVLEDESRAVGSCALPLPLYQRMQQVPMVWLEDSLEHRVERILQDYVIDLCAEFVAVHGDEGFALFSERLLASLDNIHKRLGGDRHRRLKDILETALAEQAHSGAVDVHRGWIEGLLREYYDPMYVFQREKKGLRIEFSGEQAAVLEYLRERAARGG; from the coding sequence ATGAGCCATGACATCACCGATTACCGCGATATCTTCCTCAATGACCGGCCGATGATGGACACACGCGCCCCGATCGAGTTCATCAAGGGGGCCTTCCCCGGCGTGGTCAATCTGCCGTTGATGACCGACAGCGAACGGCAACGCGTCGGCACCTGCTACAAACAGCAGGGGCAGCAGGCGGCCATTGTCCTGGGGCATCAGTTGGTGTCCGGTGAAATCAAGGCCGAACGCATCCAGGCCTGGGCCGAGTTCGCCAAGACCCATCCCGACGGTGTGCTGTATTGCTTTCGCGGCGGCTTGCGTTCGCAGATCGTCCAGCAGTGGCTCAAGGACGAAGCGGGCATTGATTACCCCAGGGTCGGCGGTGGCTACAAGGCCATGCGCAGCTTTTTGCTGGACACGGTCGAACAGGCGGTTGCCCAGTGCGACCTGGTGCTGCTGGGCGGCATGACCGGCACCGGCAAGACCGAAGCGCTGGCTCAACTGAGCAACAGCCTGGATCTGGAAGGTTATGCCAACCATCGCGGTTCCAGCTTCGGCAAACGCGCCACCGGCCAGCCTTCCAACATCGATTTTGAAAACCGCCTGGCCGTGGACGTACTGAAAAAACGCGCCAGCGGCATCGAACAATTCGTGCTTGAGGATGAGAGCCGTGCGGTCGGCAGTTGCGCCTTGCCGCTGCCTTTGTACCAGCGCATGCAGCAGGTTCCGATGGTCTGGCTGGAAGACAGCCTGGAGCATCGGGTCGAGCGGATCCTGCAGGATTACGTCATCGACCTGTGCGCTGAATTTGTCGCCGTACATGGCGACGAAGGTTTCGCACTGTTTTCCGAGCGATTGCTGGCAAGCCTGGACAACATCCACAAGCGCCTGGGCGGTGACCGTCACCGGCGCTTGAAGGACATCCTGGAAACTGCCCTGGCCGAGCAGGCCCACAGCGGTGCCGTCGACGTGCATCGCGGTTGGATCGAAGGCCTGCTGCGTGAGTATTACGACCCGATGTACGTGTTCCAGCGGGAAAAGAAGGGGCTGCGGATCGAGTTCTCGGGAGAGCAGGCGGCGGTGCTGGAATATCTGCGGGAGCGGGCGGCCCGAGGAGGGTGA
- the selD gene encoding selenide, water dikinase SelD, translating to MSEPIRLTQYSHGAGCGCKISPQVLEVILAGSGAQNLDPNLWVGNASRDDAAVYAIDEERGVVSTTDFFMPIVDDPFDFGRIAATNAISDIYAMGGDPLMAIAILGWPVNVLAPEIAREVIRGGRSVCDEAGIPLAGGHSIDAPEPIFGLAVTGLVQKRHMKRNDTATAGCRLYLTKPLGIGILTTAEKKGKLRATDVGLARDWMCTLNKPGSRFGKLDGVTAMTDVTGFGLLGHLVEMADGSQLTARIRYDAVPRLPGVEYYLDQGCVPGGTLRNYDSYASKVGRLQELHKRVLCDPQTSGGLLIAVTPEGESEFLQVAAELGLALEPIGELVERQGYAVEVS from the coding sequence ATGAGCGAGCCGATTCGCCTGACCCAGTACAGCCACGGTGCCGGTTGCGGCTGCAAGATTTCGCCCCAGGTACTGGAAGTGATCCTGGCCGGCAGCGGTGCGCAGAACCTTGATCCCAATTTGTGGGTCGGCAATGCGTCCCGGGACGATGCTGCGGTGTACGCCATCGACGAGGAGCGCGGGGTGGTCTCGACCACCGATTTTTTCATGCCGATTGTCGATGATCCTTTCGATTTCGGTCGCATCGCCGCCACCAATGCCATCAGCGACATCTACGCCATGGGCGGTGACCCGCTGATGGCCATTGCGATTCTCGGTTGGCCCGTCAACGTATTGGCCCCGGAAATTGCTCGGGAAGTGATTCGCGGCGGTCGCTCCGTGTGCGACGAGGCCGGTATTCCCCTGGCCGGCGGGCATTCGATCGACGCGCCTGAGCCGATTTTCGGCCTGGCGGTCACAGGCCTGGTGCAAAAGCGCCATATGAAACGCAACGACACGGCCACCGCCGGTTGCCGCCTGTACCTGACCAAGCCCCTGGGCATCGGCATCCTCACCACGGCGGAAAAGAAAGGCAAGCTGCGCGCCACCGATGTTGGCCTGGCCCGTGACTGGATGTGCACCCTCAATAAACCCGGCAGCCGCTTCGGCAAGCTCGACGGTGTGACGGCGATGACCGACGTCACCGGTTTCGGCCTGCTCGGTCACCTGGTGGAAATGGCCGACGGCAGCCAACTGACCGCGCGCATCCGCTATGACGCGGTGCCACGCTTGCCGGGTGTCGAGTACTACCTCGACCAGGGGTGTGTGCCGGGCGGTACGCTGCGCAACTACGACAGCTACGCCAGCAAGGTCGGTCGGCTCCAGGAACTGCACAAGCGCGTGCTGTGTGACCCACAGACCAGCGGCGGCCTGCTGATTGCCGTCACCCCGGAAGGCGAAAGTGAGTTCCTGCAGGTTGCCGCTGAACTCGGGCTGGCGCTGGAACCTATCGGCGAACTGGTCGAGCGACAGGGTTATGCGGTCGAGGTGTCTTGA
- a CDS encoding nucleoside-specific channel-forming protein Tsx yields MHCTSRCRATPGVLAAALLLTAVTGLLSTTVQAQTAEASAQGEALSPEATPSKKGVYLSDWYNQDLTLIGSKDISFGPQPVDDVYLEYEYFGRKGPFELYGYVDIPKIFNIGNSHDKGVWDHGSPVFMEHEPRISIDYLAGRSLAIGPFKEWYVAFDWIYDHGSNSANRANTLYSGLGTDIDTHSRVNLSANFYGRYQWENYGASNEYSWDGYRAQLKYIVPISQFSNGASLTYIGFTNFDFGSDLHKDNPARTANATVATNVLLYSFTHLRFTLVGRYFHNGGNWQDGSELNFGDGNFRARSDGWGYYAGVGYQF; encoded by the coding sequence ATGCACTGCACTTCCCGGTGTCGCGCTACACCCGGCGTATTGGCAGCCGCCCTGCTACTGACCGCCGTTACCGGACTACTCAGCACCACGGTCCAAGCCCAGACCGCCGAGGCGTCCGCCCAGGGCGAAGCCCTCAGCCCCGAGGCCACCCCCTCGAAAAAAGGCGTCTACCTGTCGGACTGGTACAACCAGGACCTGACGCTCATCGGCAGCAAGGACATCAGCTTCGGCCCGCAACCGGTCGACGATGTCTATCTGGAATATGAATACTTCGGACGCAAAGGGCCCTTCGAGCTCTATGGCTACGTCGACATTCCAAAGATTTTCAACATTGGCAACAGTCACGACAAAGGGGTGTGGGACCACGGTTCTCCCGTGTTCATGGAGCACGAACCGCGTATTTCCATCGACTACCTGGCCGGCCGCAGCCTGGCCATCGGGCCGTTCAAGGAATGGTATGTGGCGTTCGACTGGATCTACGATCACGGCAGCAACAGCGCCAATCGCGCGAACACCTTGTACAGCGGGCTGGGCACCGACATCGACACCCACTCGAGGGTCAACCTGTCGGCCAACTTCTATGGCCGTTATCAATGGGAAAACTATGGCGCCAGCAATGAATACTCCTGGGACGGCTACCGCGCCCAGCTCAAATACATCGTGCCGATCAGCCAGTTCAGCAACGGCGCATCCCTGACTTACATTGGTTTCACCAACTTCGACTTCGGTTCGGACCTGCACAAGGACAACCCCGCCCGCACCGCCAACGCGACGGTCGCCACCAACGTTTTGCTGTATTCGTTCACGCACCTGCGCTTTACGCTGGTGGGCCGTTACTTCCACAACGGCGGCAACTGGCAGGACGGCAGTGAGCTTAACTTTGGCGACGGCAACTTCCGCGCCCGCTCCGATGGCTGGGGATACTACGCCGGGGTTGGCTATCAATTCTGA
- a CDS encoding purine-nucleoside phosphorylase: MINRLSISIGLACTALFCSTAGAAPPLQPKVMLITMFAPEAQNWIDRLELKTEIRVPGLSAEYPTIRCNAERVCLLITGMGQTNAAASTLALAFSPTVDLRKSYFLVAGIAGINPHHGTLGTTAWAHYLVEFGTQWELDSRDVPKDWPTGYLGINTKGPNEKPPLDYKTEVFELNPALQAKAFALSQKVTLAESKESAAWRLKYPYAPANQPPVVTRCDTLAGNTWFSGTRLSERAEVWTRLLTDNKGVYCTTQQEDNSTYEALLRASREGRVDINRLAVLRAGSDFDRPEPGGNEVDNLLKYADQGAFVPALENLFRTGNPLVQDIVKNWSVWKDGVPGL, from the coding sequence ATGATCAATCGCCTGTCTATTTCAATCGGCCTGGCCTGCACGGCTCTATTCTGCTCGACCGCCGGGGCCGCACCGCCGCTTCAACCCAAAGTGATGCTGATCACGATGTTCGCTCCTGAAGCGCAGAACTGGATCGATCGCCTCGAACTCAAGACTGAAATCCGCGTGCCGGGACTTTCCGCCGAATACCCGACGATCCGCTGCAATGCCGAACGAGTCTGCCTGCTGATTACCGGCATGGGCCAGACCAACGCCGCAGCCTCGACACTGGCCCTGGCCTTCTCCCCCACCGTCGACCTGCGCAAAAGCTATTTCCTGGTGGCCGGGATCGCCGGCATCAACCCGCACCACGGCACACTTGGCACAACCGCCTGGGCCCATTACCTGGTGGAGTTCGGCACCCAATGGGAGCTGGATTCGCGGGATGTGCCCAAGGACTGGCCTACCGGCTACCTGGGCATCAACACCAAGGGGCCGAACGAAAAACCGCCGCTGGACTACAAGACGGAAGTCTTCGAACTCAACCCGGCCCTGCAAGCCAAGGCCTTTGCCCTCAGCCAGAAGGTAACCTTGGCGGAAAGCAAGGAATCGGCGGCCTGGCGCTTGAAGTATCCGTACGCCCCGGCCAACCAGCCGCCGGTGGTGACCCGCTGCGACACCCTGGCCGGTAACACCTGGTTCTCCGGTACGCGCCTGAGCGAGCGCGCCGAAGTCTGGACGCGCCTGCTCACCGACAACAAAGGCGTCTACTGCACCACCCAACAGGAAGACAATTCCACCTACGAGGCCTTGCTCCGCGCCAGCCGCGAAGGTCGGGTGGACATCAACCGGCTGGCCGTGCTGCGGGCCGGGTCCGATTTCGATCGCCCCGAGCCCGGCGGCAACGAAGTGGACAACCTGCTCAAATACGCCGACCAGGGCGCGTTCGTCCCGGCACTGGAAAACCTGTTCCGCACCGGCAACCCGCTGGTGCAGGACATTGTGAAGAACTGGTCGGTGTGGAAGGACGGCGTGCCTGGCCTTTGA
- a CDS encoding NADPH-dependent F420 reductase yields the protein MDTIGIIGAGAIGSAFARALARQNINVVIANSRGPQSLAELVADLGPSVRAGTVEQAAAQPMVLVAVNWSKLPQALGGLPDFAGRIVIDANNAIEVPGFKAVDLQGRASTEVFSEWVPGARVVKAFNHLLARLLEADPTSEGGKRVLFLTGDDAQARGEVAQLIERLGFFGVDLGPLSVGARLTQFPGGPLPVLNLVKFD from the coding sequence ATCGACACCATCGGCATCATTGGCGCTGGCGCCATCGGCAGTGCTTTCGCTCGCGCCCTGGCCCGCCAGAACATCAACGTCGTCATTGCCAACAGTCGTGGCCCGCAAAGCCTGGCCGAGCTTGTGGCTGACCTCGGTCCTAGCGTACGCGCCGGCACCGTGGAGCAAGCCGCCGCCCAGCCGATGGTGCTGGTGGCGGTCAACTGGTCGAAGTTGCCCCAGGCGCTGGGCGGTTTGCCGGATTTTGCCGGGCGAATCGTGATCGACGCCAACAACGCGATCGAAGTGCCGGGGTTCAAGGCCGTGGATCTCCAGGGCCGGGCCTCGACCGAGGTGTTCAGCGAGTGGGTGCCGGGCGCACGGGTGGTCAAGGCCTTCAATCATCTGCTGGCGCGCCTGCTGGAGGCAGACCCGACGTCCGAAGGCGGCAAGCGGGTGCTGTTCCTGACCGGTGACGACGCGCAGGCACGGGGTGAAGTCGCGCAGTTGATCGAGCGCCTGGGCTTTTTCGGGGTGGACCTGGGCCCCCTGAGTGTCGGCGCACGCTTGACCCAGTTCCCGGGCGGTCCGCTGCCGGTGCTGAACCTGGTCAAGTTCGACTGA
- a CDS encoding LysR family transcriptional regulator has translation MESLANLECFVRSAETGSFSAAARLLALTPAAVSRNVAMLERNLGVRLFQRSTRKLSLTETGEHFLASIGGNLHALQAAIGAVTTERGEPAGVLRVSLSPSFGIGQVLPLMPQWLARYPLIRPDWHFENRPVDLIAEGFDAAIGGGFALTPGVVSRTLAPAHLIAVASPAYLAERTLPRHPEDLAGLDNIVLRASRTGRVRQTVLRNAAGRESAVQLNESMIFNDPVAMREAALLGLGVTLLVVPDALPWLERGELVRLLPDWYVDLGVISLYYPSRALMPAKTRAFIDFITEHFEREALARRFSAGAV, from the coding sequence ATGGAAAGCCTCGCCAACCTCGAATGCTTTGTCCGCAGCGCCGAAACCGGCAGTTTTTCGGCGGCCGCGCGGTTGCTTGCCCTGACGCCCGCTGCCGTGAGCCGCAACGTGGCGATGCTGGAGCGCAATCTGGGGGTGCGGTTGTTCCAACGCTCGACCCGCAAGCTGTCCCTGACCGAAACGGGAGAACATTTCCTGGCCAGCATCGGTGGCAACCTGCACGCCCTGCAGGCGGCCATTGGCGCGGTGACCACGGAGCGCGGCGAACCGGCCGGCGTCTTGCGCGTCAGCCTCTCGCCAAGTTTCGGTATCGGCCAGGTTCTGCCGTTGATGCCGCAATGGCTGGCCCGCTACCCGCTGATCCGGCCGGACTGGCATTTCGAAAACCGCCCGGTCGACCTGATCGCCGAAGGTTTCGACGCGGCCATCGGAGGCGGCTTCGCACTGACGCCCGGGGTGGTATCGCGCACCCTGGCGCCCGCTCACCTGATTGCCGTCGCCAGCCCAGCCTATCTGGCCGAACGCACCCTGCCCCGGCACCCCGAAGACCTGGCCGGCCTGGACAACATCGTGCTGCGGGCCAGCCGCACTGGCCGGGTACGCCAGACCGTGTTGCGCAACGCCGCCGGGCGCGAATCCGCCGTGCAACTGAACGAGTCCATGATTTTCAATGATCCCGTCGCCATGCGTGAGGCCGCCTTGCTCGGCCTGGGCGTGACCCTGCTGGTGGTGCCCGACGCCCTGCCCTGGCTGGAGCGCGGCGAACTGGTGCGGCTGTTACCGGATTGGTATGTGGACCTGGGGGTGATTTCGCTCTACTACCCCAGCCGCGCGCTGATGCCGGCCAAGACCCGCGCCTTTATCGATTTCATCACCGAGCACTTCGAGCGCGAGGCGTTGGCCCGGCGCTTCAGTGCCGGAGCGGTTTGA
- a CDS encoding alpha/beta hydrolase: protein MFKALALLLLLVSSGLQAQPSLHTDLPLNYLAQVDEQARDRPLVIFLHGSGSNEQDLFALKDELPRDYNYLSVRAPKSMEQDRYQWFAKQGDGAYDGDTSDLKASGQVLLDFIDKARAKYSTDPSKVYLVGFSQGAMMSYEVALRHPEAVGGIAAMGGRVLSVLRAELTPDEPRRTLAVFIGHGTADPIIPYHDGTEANSFLKTLALEPEFHAYPGVGHSISALEVQDLRAWLERLNP, encoded by the coding sequence ATGTTTAAAGCGCTCGCCCTGCTGCTGTTGCTGGTCTCGTCCGGGTTGCAGGCCCAACCCTCGCTGCACACGGACTTGCCGCTCAACTACCTGGCCCAAGTCGATGAGCAGGCTCGGGACCGACCGCTGGTGATCTTCCTGCACGGTTCCGGCAGCAACGAACAGGACCTGTTCGCACTCAAGGACGAGTTGCCGCGCGACTACAACTACCTCTCGGTGCGGGCGCCGAAGAGTATGGAACAGGACCGTTATCAGTGGTTCGCGAAACAGGGCGACGGTGCCTACGACGGTGACACCTCGGACTTGAAGGCCAGCGGCCAGGTGCTGCTGGACTTTATCGACAAGGCTCGGGCCAAGTACTCGACCGATCCGAGCAAGGTTTACCTGGTCGGGTTCAGCCAGGGCGCGATGATGAGCTACGAAGTGGCCCTGCGACACCCCGAAGCCGTTGGCGGTATTGCCGCAATGGGTGGGCGGGTCCTGTCGGTGCTGCGGGCGGAACTGACCCCCGATGAACCGCGCCGGACACTGGCGGTATTCATCGGCCATGGCACGGCAGACCCGATCATTCCCTACCACGATGGCACTGAGGCCAACAGCTTCCTGAAGACCCTGGCGCTGGAACCGGAATTCCATGCCTACCCGGGTGTCGGCCACAGCATCAGCGCCCTGGAAGTGCAGGACCTGCGGGCCTGGCTGGAGCGGCTCAATCCCTAG
- the bufB gene encoding MNIO family bufferin maturase, with product MRPLPRIGVGLRAPHYQAFLEGHPAVDWLEVHTENYLGPGGKDLHILRRLAQRYPISLHGVGLGIGSVHGFSSAHVERIRRLAADVDPFLVSEHLSWGAIEGRCLNDLLPLPLVEASLDLVCDRVDQVQDTLGQQLLLENISTSLRYHGDTLGEAQFLAEVVARTGSAVLLDLNNLHVNQCNHGECALAALQALDKSTVREFHLAGHSQEEGLLIDDHGSAVAEPVWSLYRNALRRFGPVPVLVEWDTRLPPLGELLDQVEIARAIAREVLHDT from the coding sequence GTGCGTCCATTACCACGGATTGGTGTTGGCCTCAGGGCCCCTCATTATCAAGCGTTCCTGGAGGGCCATCCCGCCGTTGACTGGCTTGAGGTTCATACGGAGAACTACTTGGGGCCTGGCGGCAAGGACCTGCATATTCTGCGACGCCTGGCGCAAAGATATCCCATCAGCCTACATGGCGTCGGACTGGGCATCGGCTCGGTCCATGGTTTTTCCAGCGCCCATGTCGAACGCATACGACGCCTGGCTGCGGACGTAGATCCGTTCCTGGTGTCCGAGCATTTGAGTTGGGGGGCGATTGAAGGACGGTGCCTCAACGACCTGCTGCCGCTACCCCTGGTTGAAGCTTCGCTGGACCTGGTCTGTGACCGGGTCGACCAGGTCCAGGATACGTTGGGCCAACAGTTGTTGCTCGAAAACATCTCCACCAGCTTGCGCTACCATGGCGATACCCTGGGCGAAGCCCAATTCCTCGCCGAAGTGGTGGCACGCACCGGAAGTGCAGTGCTACTAGACCTCAATAACCTCCACGTCAATCAGTGCAACCATGGGGAATGCGCACTCGCCGCCTTGCAGGCTCTGGATAAATCGACTGTTCGCGAGTTTCATCTGGCGGGCCATAGCCAGGAAGAGGGCCTGCTGATCGACGATCATGGCAGCGCGGTGGCGGAACCGGTCTGGTCACTGTATCGCAATGCGTTGCGCCGGTTTGGCCCGGTACCGGTACTGGTTGAATGGGACACACGCCTGCCGCCGCTGGGCGAGCTGCTCGATCAGGTCGAGATCGCTCGGGCGATTGCCCGGGAGGTGTTGCATGACACGTGA
- a CDS encoding DNA-binding domain-containing protein gives MTREELAALQVSFTQALDCSSSPSVLPQGWLETASAGDRRRFARYRSGLWRHQEQSLALTYPVIKALVGDHFFRSLAYDYGRRYPSRHPDLGMFGERLPTFLDQYLPVAPYPYFAAVASLEWTLHLASHAREATALDPRALATMSSAELDVQRFTLSPGCGLLPCEWPVVAIWTAHRQQSQPLPSVNRHVCTALVYRNGWSVEAREVEPWEAAALERLAQRTTLGEALIAAQERYSALGQPQLVDSATLVTRWLNDGLLTAVP, from the coding sequence ATGACACGTGAGGAGTTGGCCGCGCTGCAGGTCAGCTTTACCCAGGCGCTGGATTGTTCATCATCACCCTCTGTCCTGCCACAAGGATGGTTGGAGACGGCAAGCGCTGGCGACCGGCGACGCTTCGCACGCTATCGCAGCGGGCTGTGGCGGCATCAGGAGCAATCGTTGGCCTTGACCTATCCTGTCATCAAGGCGCTGGTGGGCGATCATTTTTTTCGCTCGCTCGCCTATGACTATGGGCGGCGCTATCCGTCGCGACATCCAGACCTGGGCATGTTCGGCGAGCGCCTGCCGACTTTCCTCGATCAATATCTTCCCGTAGCGCCCTACCCTTATTTTGCGGCGGTGGCGTCATTGGAATGGACCCTCCACCTTGCCTCTCATGCCCGCGAAGCCACGGCACTCGATCCTCGGGCACTGGCCACAATGAGCAGCGCTGAGCTGGATGTCCAACGATTCACCTTGTCGCCGGGCTGTGGGTTGCTGCCCTGCGAATGGCCGGTGGTCGCGATATGGACCGCCCATCGCCAGCAGAGCCAGCCTCTACCGTCAGTGAATCGCCACGTCTGCACCGCCCTCGTCTATCGAAACGGCTGGAGCGTCGAAGCACGCGAGGTCGAGCCCTGGGAAGCCGCGGCGCTGGAGCGCTTGGCGCAGCGCACGACCCTGGGTGAAGCGTTGATCGCCGCCCAGGAGCGTTACAGCGCGCTGGGTCAGCCCCAACTTGTCGATAGCGCTACCCTGGTCACCCGCTGGTTGAATGATGGCCTGCTGACTGCCGTTCCCTGA
- the bufA1 gene encoding BufA1 family periplasmic bufferin-type metallophore codes for MNLKDILVATALASISSASLADVAADKTAETEVCYGVAKAGHNDCSDSSCLHDCSEMSKVDNDPLEWVAVPKGTCTQMGGVVKAQPDACPFDEPAVAAAVDAGAGERLFNGGDHARGIVACSSCHGTAGASENAEYPKLAGQFAKYVETQLRAFRDASRPSPVMVTVAKSLNDQDIANVAQYLVQSSTTQSSGTAQPQPGVVASSTTLTHQEVKSGTVSN; via the coding sequence ATGAATCTAAAGGATATTCTGGTAGCCACCGCGCTGGCCTCCATCAGCAGTGCTTCGCTGGCCGATGTGGCGGCTGATAAAACAGCAGAGACTGAGGTTTGCTACGGCGTAGCCAAGGCAGGCCATAACGATTGCTCCGACAGCAGTTGCCTGCATGACTGCTCGGAAATGAGCAAGGTCGACAACGATCCACTTGAGTGGGTCGCTGTACCCAAAGGCACCTGCACGCAGATGGGCGGCGTCGTCAAAGCCCAGCCAGACGCCTGCCCGTTCGACGAACCCGCTGTCGCTGCGGCCGTTGACGCTGGTGCTGGGGAACGACTCTTCAACGGGGGCGATCATGCCCGCGGCATCGTGGCCTGCTCTTCCTGCCATGGCACTGCTGGCGCGTCTGAAAACGCCGAGTACCCAAAACTGGCAGGTCAGTTTGCCAAGTATGTGGAGACACAACTGCGAGCCTTTCGTGATGCCTCGCGTCCATCTCCTGTGATGGTGACTGTGGCCAAGTCCCTCAACGACCAAGACATCGCCAACGTGGCGCAATATCTGGTGCAGTCTTCCACGACTCAGTCTTCGGGCACGGCGCAGCCTCAACCGGGCGTTGTCGCGTCCTCGACAACACTCACTCATCAAGAAGTGAAATCGGGCACCGTGTCTAATTAA
- a CDS encoding KamA family radical SAM protein: protein MSSNIVDYDFTDIQLKSLIAHSSQGQRLKPLLSLRYAFRSDEFWRDLDHWKDIDVELFLNHLWQEKNAITSVGALGALIKNRISAAFLRDLEEGHQMAPMSIRLTPYILSLIDWDNPYLDPLRRQFLPLASEISIDHPMVKLDPMGEQDDSPAPGLTHRYPDRVLFLATNVCPVYCRYCTRSYAVGLDTDAVTKKKINAPGERWEPALRYIETNSSVEDVVISGGDAYRLKARQITEIGERLLDVPHVRRMRFATKGLAVLPMKIQSDHDWTDAISRLSDRARKVHKSIAIHTHFNHPNEITAVTAKALGMLYERGVEVRNQAVILKGVNDNPQTMHRLNECLAYLNVRPYYCFQGDMIRGVEALRTSLCDSIALEKSTRGLIAGHNTPHFIVDLPGGGGKRDIHSYDYYDQHLGIAAYRAPAVKKDKIFLYCDPLHTLTADAQALWTNPATRTQLLDDVLKSVK from the coding sequence ATGTCAAGTAACATTGTGGATTATGACTTTACTGACATTCAATTAAAGTCATTGATTGCCCATTCTTCTCAGGGCCAGCGTCTGAAACCATTACTGTCGCTGCGATATGCCTTTAGAAGTGATGAATTCTGGCGCGACCTGGATCATTGGAAAGACATTGATGTCGAGTTGTTTCTGAATCATCTGTGGCAAGAAAAAAATGCCATTACCAGCGTTGGTGCGCTGGGCGCATTGATCAAGAACAGAATCAGTGCCGCGTTCCTGAGAGACCTTGAAGAAGGTCACCAGATGGCTCCGATGTCTATCCGGCTGACGCCATATATCCTCTCGCTGATTGACTGGGACAACCCTTACCTGGACCCGTTGCGACGCCAGTTCCTGCCCCTGGCCTCGGAGATCTCCATCGATCATCCCATGGTGAAGCTCGACCCCATGGGCGAGCAGGACGATTCACCGGCCCCGGGGCTGACCCACCGCTACCCGGACCGTGTGTTGTTCCTGGCGACCAATGTCTGTCCGGTCTACTGCCGGTATTGCACCCGCAGCTATGCGGTGGGACTGGACACCGATGCGGTGACCAAGAAAAAGATCAACGCCCCCGGCGAGCGCTGGGAGCCTGCCTTGCGCTACATAGAAACCAATTCCAGTGTCGAGGACGTAGTGATCTCGGGCGGCGATGCCTATCGACTCAAGGCCCGGCAGATCACCGAGATCGGTGAACGACTGCTGGACGTTCCCCATGTACGGCGCATGCGTTTCGCCACCAAGGGGTTGGCGGTATTGCCGATGAAGATCCAGAGCGATCACGACTGGACCGATGCCATTTCGCGCTTGTCGGACCGGGCGAGAAAGGTGCACAAGTCCATTGCGATACACACTCATTTCAACCATCCGAACGAAATAACGGCGGTCACCGCCAAGGCCTTGGGGATGCTCTATGAGCGTGGCGTCGAGGTCAGGAACCAGGCCGTCATCCTGAAAGGCGTCAATGACAACCCGCAGACCATGCACCGCTTGAACGAATGCCTAGCCTACTTGAACGTGCGTCCCTACTACTGTTTTCAAGGGGACATGATCCGTGGTGTCGAAGCACTCAGAACGAGCCTTTGCGATTCGATCGCCCTGGAAAAATCCACCCGTGGCCTGATTGCCGGGCATAACACGCCGCATTTCATCGTGGATTTGCCCGGCGGTGGCGGCAAGCGCGATATCCATAGCTACGACTACTACGACCAACACCTGGGCATCGCCGCCTATCGCGCGCCAGCCGTAAAGAAGGACAAGATTTTTCTTTACTGCGACCCGCTCCATACCCTGACCGCAGACGCCCAAGCTCTCTGGACGAATCCGGCGACGCGGACACAGTTGCTCGACGATGTACTGAAATCCGTCAAATAA